The following are encoded in a window of Sinomonas cyclohexanicum genomic DNA:
- a CDS encoding MarR family winged helix-turn-helix transcriptional regulator, giving the protein MPVDPGTARELIHRVFDLQRVIRCLSTTELKHGDLGVASQGVMRMIAEHGGRAVDLAGKLGVSAPVLSRHLAELEGLGFVERRRDPDDRRAQLVALTEAGVTVLGEIEEHRIARLQSYLEGWDEGQAAEAVMAIGQLSDALRTGAHRMRPTPSPETSPAPQTPQNQEEALAAR; this is encoded by the coding sequence ATGCCTGTCGATCCCGGCACCGCACGCGAACTCATCCACCGCGTCTTCGACCTGCAGCGGGTGATCCGCTGCCTCTCGACCACCGAGCTCAAGCACGGCGACCTCGGCGTCGCGTCCCAGGGCGTGATGCGCATGATCGCCGAGCACGGCGGCCGCGCCGTCGACCTCGCCGGCAAGCTCGGCGTGAGCGCGCCGGTGCTCAGCCGGCACCTCGCGGAACTCGAGGGCCTGGGGTTCGTCGAGCGGCGCCGGGACCCTGATGACCGCCGCGCCCAGCTCGTGGCCCTCACGGAGGCCGGCGTCACCGTCCTCGGGGAGATCGAGGAGCATCGCATCGCGCGGCTCCAGAGCTACCTCGAGGGATGGGACGAGGGCCAGGCCGCCGAGGCGGTCATGGCGATCGGCCAGCTCTCGGACGCCCTCCGTACCGGCGCGCATCGCATGCGCCCCACCCCTTCCCCGGAGACCTCTCCGGCACCGCAGACCCCACAGAACCAGGAGGAAGCCCTTGCAGCCCGCTGA